Proteins found in one Kluyveromyces marxianus DMKU3-1042 DNA, complete genome, chromosome 2 genomic segment:
- the ACH1 gene encoding acetyl-CoA hydrolase, with protein MTVSRLLKERVRYAPYLKKVRPVEELIPLFKNGQYIGWSGFTGVGAPKAVPEALIKHVEENNLQGKLRFNLFVGASAGPEECKWAEHDMIIRRAPHQVGKPIAKAINNGQIQFFDKHLSMFPQDLTYGYYTRNRTDGKILDYTIIEATAIKEDGSIVPGPSVGGSPEFIAVSDKVIIEVNTATPSFEGLHDIDMPVNPPYRQPYPYTRVDQKSGLDSIPVDPERVIAVVESTERDKVGPNTPSDAVSQSIAHNLVEFFENEVRAGRMPENLHPLQSGIGNIANAVIEGLTDSSFKDLTVWTEVLQDSFLDLFESGALTYATATSVRLTDAGFDKFFANWDDFSKKLCLRSQVVSNNPELIRRLGVIAMNTPVEVDIYAHANSTNVSGSRMLNGLGGSADFLRNAKLSVMHTPSARPTKTDPTGISTIVPMASHVDQTEHDLDVLVTEQGLADLRGLSPRERAREIIKQCAHPDYKPILTDYLDRAEHYAKLHGCLHEPHMLQNAFKFHLNLSEKGTMKVDKWD; from the coding sequence ATGACAGTTTCTAGATTGTTGAAAGAGAGAGTGAGATATGCGccatatttgaagaaggtgcGTCCTGTGGAGGAACTGATTCCATTGTTTAAGAACGGACAATACATTGGGTGGTCTGGTTTCACCGGTGTGGGTGCTCCAAAAGCTGTTCCTGAGGCATTGATCAAGCATGTTGAGGAAAATAACTTGCAAGGGAAGCTTAGATTCAACCTTTTTGTGGGTGCTTCTGCTGGACCAGAAGAATGTAAGTGGGCAGAACACGATATGATTATTAGAAGAGCACCACATCAAGTGGGTAAGCCAATTGCCAAGGCTATCAACAACGGTCAGATCCAATTTTTCGACAAGCATCTTTCGATGTTCCCCCAGGATTTGACCTACGGTTACTACACGAGGAACAGAACGGACGGTAAGATCTTGGATTACACAATTATCGAGGCCACTGCCATTAAGGAAGATGGTTCGATTGTGCCAGGTCCTTCTGTGGGTGGGTCTCCAGAATTCATTGCCGTTTCGGATAAGGTCATCATCGAAGTTAACACAGCAACCCCTTCGTTCGAAGGTTTGCACGACATCGATATGCCAGTGAACCCACCATACAGACAGCCTTACCCATACACTAGAGTCGACCAAAAGAGCGGTCTTGATTCGATCCCAGTCGACCCAGAACGTGTCATTGCGGTGGTTGAGTCGACTGAAAGAGACAAGGTCGGGCCAAACACCCCATCTGACGCTGTCTCTCAGTCCATTGCTCACAATTTGGTGGAATTCTTCGAAAACGAAGTTAGAGCCGGCAGAATGCCAGAAAACTTGCATCCTTTGCAATCCGGTATCGGTAACATCGCTAACGCTGTCATTGAAGGTTTGACCGACTCCTCGTTCAAAGACTTGACCGTGTGGACCGAAGTCTTGCAAGATTCGTTCTTGGACTTGTTCGAGAGCGGTGCTTTGACCTACGCTACAGCAACCTCCGTTAGACTCACGGACGCTGGGTTCGACAAGTTCTTCGCCAACTGGGACGATTTCTCAAAGAAGTTGTGCTTGAGATCCCAAGTGGTCTCCAACAACCCTGAGTTGATCCGTCGTTTGGGTGTCATCGCCATGAACACCCCTGTGGAAGTGGACATTTACGCTCACGCTAACTCCACAAACGTGTCCGGTTCCCGTATGTTGAACGGTTTGGGTGGTTCTGCCGACTTCTTGAGAAACGCCAAGTTGTCCGTCATGCACACCCCATCAGCAAGACCAACAAAGACTGACCCTACCGGTATCTCTACCATCGTCCCAATGGCTTCTCATGTCGACCAAACCGAACACGACTTGGATGTCTTGGTCACCGAACAAGGTCTAGCTGACTTGAGAGGTCTCTCACCAAGAGAAAGAGCCAGAGAAATCATCAAGCAATGTGCCCACCCAGATTACAAGCCAATCTTGACCGATTACTTGGACAGAGCCGAACATTATGCAAAGCTCCACGGATGCTTGCACGAACCTCACATGTTGCAAAATGCCTTCAAGTTCCACTTGAACTTGAGCGAAAAGGGTACCATGAAGGTCGACAAATGGGATTAA
- the FMT1 gene encoding methionyl-tRNA formyltransferase has product MWYLKRLYTTSRTAGVGQGALKVLFFGSDQYSSHSLTALHSLLKSNDIASLQVVTRSPKACGRYLSEIREVPIMAVNDSLGLPPVIKCDSRQDLLGLLDNPAADFNMLIAVSFGKLIPRQLIEATNGLAFNIHPSLLPRYRGSSPIQYALLNRDSETGVTIQTLHPTKFDHGHIIKQTEPLSVQELLSQGTVSEFEEDVPPKVATLMDQLGLRSGQLLQQMIKQRDFETKDTPQYEASLAPKITTEMKQVHWKTQGKGAILAMNDALGPLFTYKLALPKRKKEVMKRRIIIPEIFDAGEEVSMNPGQFKLQDDDETLIIQCIDGQIGTKTLQFEGFAVEPVATFVNRLNKRCGKMNSDEFLLE; this is encoded by the coding sequence ATGTGGTACCTCAAAAGACTGTACACAACTTCTAGGACTGCTGGTGTTGGACAGGGTGCTCTCAAAGTCCTATTCTTCGGTTCGGACCAATACTCATCGCACTCACTTACTGCGCTTCACTCGCTACTAAAGTCAAATGATATTGCATCACTGCAAGTGGTAACCAGATCTCCCAAGGCATGTGGGAGGTATCTTTCAGAGATCAGAGAAGTACCAATAATGGCTGTAAATGATTCACTTGGCCTCCCACCAGTTATTAAGTGCGATTCAAGACAAGATCTGCTCGGACTTTTGGACAACCCAGCTGCAGACTTCAATATGCTCATTGCAGTGAGTTTCGGCAAGCTTATACCAAGACAATTGATCGAGGCAACCAACGGATTGGCATTCAACATTCACCCGTCGCTTCTCCCTCGCTATAGAGGCTCATCGCCGATTCAGTATGCATTGTTGAACAGAGACAGCGAGACAGGTGTTACTATTCAGACGCTACATCCAACTAAATTCGACCACGGTCATATAATCAAGCAAACGGAACCGTTGTCTGTACAAGAACTACTCTCTCAAGGGACTGTCAgtgaatttgaagaagatgtacCACCAAAAGTTGCAACCTTGATGGATCAACTGGGTCTAAGAAGCGGCCAATTGCTGCAACAGATGATAAAACAGAGAGATTTCGAAACCAAAGATACACCCCAGTATGAAGCTTCTTTGGCTCCGAAGATTACTACAGAAATGAAACAGGTTCATTGGAAAACCCAAGGGAAGGGCGCAATACTAGCTATGAACGATGCTCTTGGGCCTTTGTTCACATACAAATTAGCTTTACCAAAGCGTAAGAAAGAGGTGATGAAAAGACGGATCATTATTCCTGAGATTTTCGATGCAGGAGAGGAAGTATCGATGAACCCGGGCCAATTCAAGCTacaagatgatgatgaaactCTAATCATACAATGCATTGACGGTCAAATTGGCACGAAAACGTTACAATTCGAGGGCTTTGCCGTTGAGCCAGTAGCAACTTTTGTAAATAGACTCAACAAGAGATGTGGTAAGATGAACTCTGATGAATTTCTGCTAGAGTAA
- the PGD1 gene encoding Pgd1p: MGPDSMSGGHNSAGVTGVEILKENLTFETFREKIIEKDSNGDEVKEKVLETKAELDPIRGLMLEFVTMLANLESMSNKTSQEKFLAVRVKLIELQNKIQKFSKDFQQLQPLIQTMERFNEEIAGEKKYFVQETLGYASANPTSSSAGGGTSASTSASAQSKTTKKASGGRRNSAKKGNAVSASSTPNLKQIPNNQPQQQQPQAQIPQQPQIPQQPQQQPQIPQQMQIPMQMQMQMMPGVSPMAMASPLNNISPQRKLATTMNQSRENSLHQNQNQGQTPAGPMITPQNILNMSAFDMNQNQTPQPPNNINNMDLANLDLDSLNMEFLN; the protein is encoded by the coding sequence ATGGGCCCAGATAGTATGAGTGGTGGACATAATAGTGCCGGAGTGACCGGTGTTGAAATTTTAAAGGAGAATCTCACGTTTGAGACGTTTAGAGAAAAGATCATAGAAAAGGATTCGAATGGAGACGAggtgaaagaaaaggtaTTGGAGACTAAAGCAGAGTTGGACCCAATTCGGGGTCTAATGTTGGAGTTTGTGACCATGCTGGCCAATTTGGAAAGCATGAGCAATAAGACGTCACAGGAGAAGTTTCTTGCGGTACGAGTGAAGCTCATTGAATTACAAAATAAGATACAAAAGTTTTCGAAGGACTTCCAGCAACTCCAGCCGCTAATTCAGACGATGGAACGTTTCAACGAGGAGATTGCTGGAGAGAAGAAATACTTTGTTCAGGAAACGTTAGGTTACGCGAGTGCGAATccaacttcatcttctgctgGTGGTGGAACGTCGGCCTCTACTTCAGCTTCTGCACAATCCAAGACTACTAAGAAAGCCTCTGGAGGTCGCAGGAACTCCGCAAAGAAGGGCAATGCTGTTTCTGCATCTAGCACGCCGAACCTCAAGCAGATTCCAAACAACCAGCcccagcagcaacagcCACAGGCTCAGATCCCACAACAGCCCCAGATCCCACAgcaaccacaacaacagcCACAGATTCCACAGCAAATGCAAATACCAATGCAGATGCAGATGCAGATGATGCCAGGTGTATCACccatggccatggccaGTCCGCTAAATAACATTTCGCCTCAGCGGAAACTAGCCACTACCATGAACCAGAGTAGAGAAAACTCGTTGCATCAGAACCAAAACCAGGGCCAGACCCCAGCCGGACCGATGATCACACCACAGAACATTTTGAACATGTCTGCCTTTGACATGAACCAGAACCAAACGCCCCAGCCACCAAACAACATCAATAACATGGATTTGGCTAATCTAGATCTTGATTCATTGAATATGGAATTCTTGAATTAG
- the TRP5 gene encoding tryptophan synthase TRP5 — translation MSVLLRQAFEKAKQQGRNALVTFMTAGYPTLEDTIPILKGFQDGGVDVIELGLPFSDPVADGPVIQVANSISLKNGIDMHKVLDMVKQAREEGVTVPIVLMGYYNPILNYGEEKFIQDASRVGVNGLLIVDLPPEEALKIRNYVGENGLSLIPLVAPSTTEERLNLLSHLADSFIYVVSRMGTTGAQKSVAKDLSALVQKVRSFSGDIPLAVGFGISTKEHFDTVGSVSDGVVIGSKIVTLIGEAPQEKRYETAKNYVEEISGGKKGPVLSKEEFYKIQQASIDAAKEKKNVVKEFEELHKFPARFGEFGGQYVPEALHACLRQLERGFEDAVADPAFWEEFRSLYSYIGRPSSLHKAERLSEYCGGAQIWLKREDLNHTGSHKINNALAQVLIAKRLGKKKIIAETGAGQHGVATATACAKFGLECTVFMGAEDTRRQALNVFRMRILGAKVIPVTNGTQTLRDATSEAFRYWVSNLESTHYVVGSAIGPHPYPTLVRTFQSVIGQETKKQFAELNDGKLPDTIVACVGGGSNSTGMFSPFEHDTSVRLVGVEAGGDGIDTDHHSATLTVGRPGVLHGVKTYVLQDSDGQVHDTHSVSAGLDYPGVGPELAAWKASGRADFMAATDAQALEGFRLLSQLEGIIPALESSHAVYGAVQIAKTMRKDQHLIINISGRGDKDVQSVAEVLPKLGPQINWDLRFESDPTAGN, via the coding sequence ATGTCAGTTTTATTGAGACAGGCTTTTGAGAAGGCCAAGCAACAGGGCCGTAATGCTCTTGTAACTTTTATGACTGCGGGCTATCCCACTTTGGAGGACACAATTCCGATCTTGAAGGGTTTCCAAGACGGTGGTGTTGATGTAATTGAGTTGGGTTTGCCATTTTCTGATCCTGTGGCCGATGGACCTGTGATCCAGGTGGCCAActctatttctttgaagaatgggATTGATATGCATAAGGTATTAGATATGGTGAAGCAAGCTAGAGAAGAGGGTGTTACCGTTCCAATTGTTTTGATGGGATACTACAATCCGATCTTGAACTATGGGGAGGAAAAATTCATTCAAGATGCTAGCCGTGTGGGTGTAAATGGGTTATTGATTGTTGATTTACCACCTGAGGAAGCATTGAAGATTAGAAATTATGTCGGTGAGAACGGTTTGAGTTTGATCCCATTGGTCGCTCCTTCTACCACTGAAGAGAGATTGAACTTGCTCTCCCACCTTGCGGACTCCTTTATCTATGTTGTGTCGAGAATGGGTACCACTGGTGCTCAGAAATCCGTGGCTAAGGATTTGAGCGCATTAGTGCAAAAGGTTAGATCGTTCTCCGGTGATATTCCATTGgctgttggttttggtATTTCCACCAAGGAACACTTCGACACCGTGGGATCTGTTTCTGATGGTGTTGTTATCGGATCAAAGATTGTCACTTTGATTGGCGAAGCGCCACAAGAGAAGCGTTACGAAACTGCCAAGAACTACGTTGAAGAGATTTCCGGTGGAAAGAAGGGACCAGTGTTGTCTAAGGAAGAGTTTTACAAGATTCAGCAAGCTAGTATTGATGCAGCtaaggagaagaagaatgttgtaaaagaatttgaagaattgcaCAAATTCCCAGCCCGTTTCGGTGAGTTTGGTGGTCAATACGTTCCAGAAGCCCTACATGCTTGTTTGAGACAATTAGAAAGAGGCTTCGAAGACGCTGTCGCTGATCCGGCATTTTGGGAGGAGTTCAGAAGTCTGTACAGTTACATTGGTCGTCCTTCTTCATTGCACAAGGCTGAAAGATTGTCTGAATACTGTGGCGGTGCCCAAATTTGGTTGAAGAGAGAGGATTTGAACCATACAGGATCCCACAAAATTAACAACGCTTTGGCTCAAGTCTTAATTGCAAAGAGACTAggtaaaaagaagattataGCAGAAACTGGTGCTGGTCAACACGGTGttgctactgctactgcATGTGCCAAATTTGGTTTGGAATGTACCGTCTTTATGGGTGCGGAGGATACCCGCCGTCAAGCATTGAACGTGTTCAGAATGAGAATCTTGGGTGCCAAGGTTATCCCAGTTACAAACGGTACCCAAACATTGAGGGATGCCACCTCAGAAGCTTTCCGTTACTGGGTTTCGAATCTTGAAAGCACTCATTACGTAGTCGGATCTGCCATTGGACCCCATCCATATCCAACCTTGGTTAGAACTTTCCAAAGTGTCATTGGTcaagaaaccaagaagCAATTTGCTGAGTTGAACGATGGTAAACTACCAGACACTATCGTCGCTTGTGTTGGTGGTGGCTCTAACTCTACTGGTATGTTCTCACCTTTCGAGCACGACACCTCTGTCAGACTTGTGGGTGTTGAAGCTGGTGGTGACGGTATCGACACTGACCATCACTCCGCTACCTTAACTGTAGGTAGACCAGGTGTGCTACATGGTGTCAAAACTTATGTTTTGCAAGATTCAGATGGTCAAGTTCATGACACTCACTCAGTTTCCGCTGGTTTGGACTATCCCGGTGTTGGTCCAGAATTGGCTGCATGGAAGGCTTCTGGTCGTGCTGATTTCATGGCCGCAACTGACGCTCAAGCTCTAGAAGGTTTCAGACTTCTATCTCAACTTGAAGGTATTATTCCAGCCCTTGAGTCCTCTCACGCTGTCTATGGTGCTGTTCAAATAGCGAAGACTATGCGTAAAGACCAACATTTGATCATCAACATTTCTGGAAGAGGTGATAAGGACGTTCAAAGTGTTGCTGAAGTCTTGCCAAAGCTAGGACCACAAATCAACTGGGATCTAAGGTTTGAGTCGGATCCAACTGCAGGAAACTGA
- the RRN6 gene encoding Rrn6p, translated as MSLQPRHGERGLQLGIGVASPRTYIPFSQPNEDGNEECWTRSTLENRGIMYFRDMRVLQNSRNDSFEDSNDVNKLQQDDNMEEVTYPINNQKFWDSILGNQYPSKVIKDIKLQSNEELIAVDNTGIADKFYVPSSLVSKIEKGEMSMTSDDGHRKTNKPIRIESSHNTRDFKAIDPTRKRQFALAEFLPIVDARLDKDPTTLLITIEGSTQSNLSIQALSTDTKTKLYECTLKPRIINLQSRIKHIEVPKPTNYLGKYPNLFAVITDSKLHIIRLDRIDESGIELTEFVPLEFLEFEQFPIVDVAFNPWDMMEMALVDSKGNWILAKLETHKRKPCTIKLKSDISGSIFDPTVTSPWHHIDWIDDHSSLVVLNRSKMVSINYVENWQLDIVEAKTWSELRDYKRINDNTALLLTSQEIILLDIQNNSFRRMISWKHNWDTNDPSIRMSYKLEEGNNYTHLIHVLIFSKLTLKVYGISIGYKENAWTVIACKPFLLSLDNVKSKHGINSIEFSTSSTEFASDKSEGDIIDNDDDEFAKDIVCVLGFIELNTLVQGFLSTKNSPNHLHLNSHLNQPTYNARSLEKICDAFDHSIPVPKADHQVENEYHMFQEFGYELSERLNKLLDSWKSRSDKYNLNIESLAYLDVCPSYFQSITEYVSLIEQLIAYYQNHNLVFSEVKLFIEQLIGENLGSWEDLFNRLVIAWDPVSTEAEHLSRTVIRDIALYLTLYQQQDTIKTSLDVISEELSDSMKSLLNSWDTDPTEEFNDVNATPITTFSQALSSQQFQVPTIKSSQQVNRKKRTAALSSAANGINSGTTRVSHRSASQPTQMMANSYTLPGSIPPAFSLSGSSRASQPLSAASQPEGHQRQRRKKKKVGGFN; from the coding sequence ATGTCGCTGCAACCTAGGCATGGGGAAAGAGGGCTTCAGCTCGGTATAGGTGTAGCATCGCCAAGAACCTATATTCCATTCAGCCAACCCAATGAAGATGGAAATGAGGAGTGTTGGACACGATCCACATTGGAAAATAGAGGGATCATGTACTTCCGTGATATGAGAGTGCTGCAAAATAGTAGAAATGATAGTTTTGAAGACTCTAATGATGTGAATAAGTTACAGCAGGACGATAATATGGAAGAAGTGACATATCCTATTAACAACCAAAAGTTTTGGGATAGCATACTGGGAAATCAATATCCAAGTAAAGTGATAAAAGACATTAAATTACAATCGAATGAAGAACTTATTGCTGTAGATAACACAGGGATTGCTGATAAATTCTATGTTCCCAGCAGTTTGGTTTCAAAGATAGAGAAAGGAGAAATGTCGATGACAAGCGATGACGGACACCGCAAAACGAATAAGCCTATAAGGATAGAGTCATCTCATAATACTAGAGATTTTAAGGCGATTGATCCAACCAGGAAGAGACAATTCGCTTTGGCAGAATTTCTCCCCATAGTTGATGCAAGACTCGATAAGGATCCTACTACCTTATTAATTACCATTGAAGGATCTACACAATCTAACCTCTCAATACAGGCCTTATCCACCGATACAAAAACTAAACTATATGAATGTACATTGAAGCCCAGGATAATAAACCTTCAGTCCAGGATTAAACATATTGAAGTACCGAAGCCCACGAATTATCTTGGGAAATATCCTAATCTATTTGCAGTCATAACAGATAGTAAACTTCATATAATCAGGCTTGATAGGATTGACGAAAGTGGTATAGAATTAACAGAATTTGTACCCcttgaatttcttgagTTTGAACAGTTCCCTATTGTTGATGTTGCCTTTAATCCTTGGGATATGATGGAAATGGCGCTGGTAGATTCCAAAGGTAATTGGATTTTGGCCAAGCTAGAGACTCACAAGCGGAAACCATGTACGATTAAATTGAAAAGTGACATTTCGGGATCAATTTTTGATCCAACTGTAACTTCACCCTGGCATCATATAGATTGGATTGATGATCATTCATCGTTAGTTGTTTTGAATAGATCTAAGATGGTATCGATCAACTATGTTGAAAATTGGCAACTTGATATCGTAGAGGCGAAAACATGGTCTGAGTTAAGGGATTACAAAAGAATTAATGATAATACAGCCCTTCTACTAACCTCTCAGGAGATTATTTTACTGGATATTCAGAATAATTCCTTTCGAAGAATGATCTCCTGGAAACATAACTGGGATACTAACGATCCTTCCATTAGAATGTCATATAAGTTGGAAGAAGGCAATAATTATACACACTTAATTCACGTTTTAATTTTCTCCAAGCTCACTCTCAAAGTATATGGCATCTCTATCGGATATAAGGAAAATGCTTGGACTGTTATTGCTTGTAAAccgtttcttctttctttggacAATGTAAAAAGTAAACATGGTATTAACAGTATAGAGTTTTCAACCAGTTCCACTGAATTCGCTTCGGACAAAAGCGAAGGAGATATTattgataatgatgatgatgagttTGCAAAAGATATTGTCTGTGTTCTAGGTTTCATTGAACTTAATACCCTTGTTCAAGGATTTTTGTCCACTAAAAACTCACCTAACCACTTGCATTTAAACTCACATCTTAACCAGCCAACTTATAATGCTCGATCTCTCGAAAAGATTTGTGATGCATTCGATCATAGCATACCTGTTCCAAAAGCAGATCACCAGGTCGAAAATGAATATCATATGTTCCAAGAATTTGGTTATGAATTATCTGAGAGACTAAATAAACTATTGGACTCTTGGAAAAGCCGATCTGATAAATATAATCTTAACATTGAATCATTGGCATATCTCGATGTATGTCCTTCCTACTTTCAAAGTATTACAGAATATGTGTCTTTGATCGAACAACTTATTGCATATTATCAAAACCACAATCTTGTATTCTCCGAAGTCAAACTATTTATTGAACAACTAATTGGTGAGAATCTAGGATCATGGGAGGATCTTTTCAATAGGTTAGTTATTGCATGGGACCCAGTCTCCACGGAAGCAGAACATCTCAGCAGAACTGTGATTCGTGATATCGCTTTATATCTAACCTTATATCAGCAACAAGATACAATAAAAACATCTTTGGATGTTATAAGTGAAGAACTATCGGATAGTATGAAATCTCTTCTAAACTCATGGGATACGGATCCTACAGAAGAATTTAATGATGTCAATGCGACACCAATAACGACCTTTTCTCAGGCATTATCTTCTCAGCAGTTCCAAGTACCCACCATCAAATCATCTCAGCAAGTGAAcagaaaaaagagaactGCTGCTCTATCTTCTGCTGCTAATGGCATTAATAGTGGTACAACAAGAGTTAGCCATAGATCGGCTTCCCAGCCAACTCAGATGATGGCCAACAGTTACACTTTACCGGGTAGTATTCCTCCTGCATTTTCTTTAAGTGGCAGCAGTAGAGCTTCACAACCGCTATCGGCCGCTTCCCAGCCCGAAGGACACCAGAGACAaaggagaaagaagaagaaagtcGGCGGTTTCAACTAG